The following proteins come from a genomic window of Lachnoclostridium phytofermentans ISDg:
- a CDS encoding DEAD/DEAH box helicase codes for MAIDSMDMFDSVTSRWFQQALGEPTMVQKEAWRSIADGFDTLVSAPTGTGKTLSAFLVYIDQLMRLAREEKLKEEIYVIYVSPLKSLAGDIRENLKKPLHGILGEIIKQEKDSELKKQIIPSISVAVRTGDTTPAERRQMIKHPPHILITTPESLYLLLTSKSGQGMLNTARVVIIDELHALIDSKRGAHLMLSIARLDRLCGQPLQRIGLSATIEPLELAANYLSPEPAKIVAPTMTKKRKFMITSPLSEEVGIRKTPVWEEIAAIIYDSCCKARSVIAFVEGRRFAEKLAHYVNQLGGDGFARTHHGSLSKEQRLEVEQSLRDGKLRLLCATSSMELGIDVGEIDEVFQIGCPRTISSTMQRLGRAGHNPDRVSVMQMFPRSPIEGLYCGLTAEVAKQGRVEDAKPPRMCFDVLAQHLVSMATGDGYEVQEVLDILARAYPFREVTLKDIHDVLKMLAGDYEHEREIPVRPRILYDRIHDRVEGDPYSRMLAVSAGGTIPDKGLYQVKSEEGVKLGELDEEFVYESRVGEKFLLGTFGWKIVNIQKDAVIVAPASSGSAKLPFWKGEIKGRGLKTGLAFGELLRKLSRANEADCSFEELKAFGMDQAAATGAGEFIKRQIKATGCLPDDKTILIEHFKDETGSYQMMVHSVFGREVNEPLAILIQEAASRSLQRVINYVVDDDGFLLYPYDGQPLPEGLLTMISPALLQGVLEARLIATPLFQITFRYNMGRSMMMGVRKNGRQPLWVQRMRCAQMLDSILSYESHPIIRETKRECLEDIWNLPGLMHVIHGILSNTIEVREMFLELPSPMSLPFRRQTEGAMMYDYAPSTTGILDASRKALEQANNLQPEHKMIEEVSKRASLPVNEQELHTLLMIEGDMIAGELKVSIDWLLSLVSEGLVHYIEPGLWIATEQLELYERALNKRETEACQKILRRAVRYRGGQAVKQLVERYYLPEDVILDNLTSLCDQGSVIKQGEYYYHTTLYEKALKLTVYERRDQIKTLPKERFTALLAGKTEFTASPKEQLSKVLEQFVGSVFQPSLLENVLLPARVAKYRPDLLDALLSQGYFQYRITKEGISFHYSEDVDWEASLPSPEPPLEETEQLLYEAMQKRGASFLNSLTSLLAGKSLYEAVLSLLEKGLVCADSFVPIRMWLNNEKLKKGNVRQLVNAKVMVMSSGRFEVARPLKEATMEQKLERLFDQVVIVCRETVRGISWAEALKELSVWEYTERARRGYFVEGLSGIQFIREKDFISTMYTLEHPKKEILWLSAMDPYQIWGKYFPYEKERSFVQVAGTVVALSSGVPIAVFERQGKTLKVFDFEVLKSALELFVLDYERKCFYPNGSRLVIKEYPKEAEEVLSAVGFRKEITDYVLYRK; via the coding sequence CATCGAGGTGGTTTCAGCAAGCACTTGGCGAACCAACGATGGTACAGAAAGAAGCATGGAGAAGTATAGCAGATGGATTTGATACCCTGGTATCTGCACCAACAGGTACCGGTAAGACTCTGTCTGCTTTTTTGGTATACATTGACCAGTTGATGCGGTTAGCAAGAGAAGAAAAATTAAAAGAAGAAATTTATGTCATCTATGTATCGCCATTAAAATCACTGGCAGGTGATATCAGAGAGAATTTAAAAAAGCCACTCCATGGAATTTTAGGAGAGATTATAAAACAAGAAAAAGACAGTGAGTTAAAAAAGCAAATCATTCCTAGTATCTCAGTAGCGGTACGTACCGGAGATACCACACCAGCAGAGCGTAGACAGATGATAAAACATCCTCCCCACATACTAATAACAACACCCGAATCACTATATCTGCTTCTTACTAGCAAATCAGGGCAGGGTATGCTAAACACAGCGAGAGTTGTTATTATAGACGAACTACATGCTCTGATTGATTCCAAACGTGGTGCACATCTGATGCTTTCGATAGCCAGACTTGATCGATTATGTGGACAACCACTACAGAGAATCGGGTTATCTGCAACAATCGAGCCGCTTGAACTTGCGGCAAATTATCTCTCACCGGAGCCAGCAAAAATTGTTGCGCCTACAATGACAAAGAAAAGAAAGTTTATGATAACCAGCCCATTATCAGAGGAGGTAGGAATTCGTAAAACTCCCGTCTGGGAAGAGATTGCGGCGATTATCTATGACTCCTGCTGTAAGGCACGAAGTGTCATTGCTTTTGTGGAAGGCAGACGGTTTGCAGAAAAACTGGCACACTATGTGAATCAGCTTGGAGGAGATGGATTTGCAAGAACTCATCATGGCAGTTTATCAAAGGAGCAAAGGCTAGAGGTAGAACAATCCCTAAGAGATGGAAAGCTTCGGCTTCTTTGTGCGACATCTTCGATGGAGCTTGGTATTGATGTTGGTGAAATTGATGAAGTATTTCAAATTGGATGTCCTAGAACGATATCCAGCACGATGCAGAGGTTAGGGCGTGCGGGACATAATCCTGACCGAGTGAGTGTGATGCAGATGTTTCCTAGATCTCCAATTGAGGGGCTTTACTGCGGTCTGACCGCGGAGGTTGCAAAACAGGGCAGGGTAGAAGATGCCAAACCACCAAGGATGTGTTTTGATGTACTGGCACAACATCTTGTTTCCATGGCAACGGGGGATGGTTATGAGGTACAGGAAGTACTCGATATTCTGGCGCGTGCTTATCCTTTCCGGGAAGTGACTCTTAAGGATATCCATGATGTTTTAAAAATGTTGGCCGGAGATTATGAGCATGAAAGGGAGATTCCAGTCAGGCCAAGAATTCTTTATGACCGAATTCATGATAGAGTGGAGGGAGACCCGTATAGCCGAATGTTGGCTGTTTCTGCCGGAGGAACAATTCCTGATAAAGGGTTATATCAGGTAAAAAGTGAAGAGGGTGTAAAACTTGGCGAGCTTGACGAGGAATTTGTATACGAATCAAGAGTAGGCGAGAAATTCTTACTTGGTACCTTTGGCTGGAAGATTGTAAATATACAAAAAGATGCAGTAATCGTAGCACCTGCTTCCTCAGGAAGTGCAAAACTTCCCTTTTGGAAAGGTGAGATCAAAGGAAGAGGACTGAAAACCGGTTTGGCTTTTGGGGAACTGTTACGGAAACTTTCCCGTGCAAATGAGGCTGATTGTTCATTCGAGGAGTTAAAAGCTTTTGGTATGGATCAAGCAGCTGCGACGGGAGCAGGTGAATTTATAAAACGTCAGATCAAAGCTACCGGTTGTCTCCCAGATGATAAAACAATTCTCATCGAACATTTTAAAGATGAAACAGGCAGTTACCAGATGATGGTACATTCCGTATTTGGAAGAGAGGTAAATGAGCCGCTTGCTATCTTAATACAGGAAGCAGCAAGCAGATCACTGCAAAGAGTAATAAACTATGTGGTGGATGATGACGGATTTTTACTATATCCTTATGATGGACAGCCGTTACCAGAAGGGCTACTTACCATGATATCCCCTGCTTTATTACAAGGAGTACTTGAGGCAAGATTAATAGCAACACCACTTTTTCAGATAACTTTTCGCTATAATATGGGCAGATCGATGATGATGGGAGTTCGAAAAAACGGGAGACAACCTTTATGGGTTCAACGTATGCGTTGTGCACAAATGCTTGATTCTATCCTATCTTATGAAAGTCATCCAATCATTCGAGAGACAAAGAGAGAATGCTTAGAGGATATATGGAATCTTCCGGGGCTTATGCATGTGATTCATGGAATTTTATCGAATACGATAGAAGTTAGGGAGATGTTTTTGGAGCTGCCTTCTCCTATGTCGCTGCCTTTTAGGCGACAGACCGAAGGAGCCATGATGTATGATTACGCTCCTTCTACTACGGGAATTTTAGATGCGTCACGAAAGGCACTGGAGCAAGCGAATAACCTGCAGCCAGAACATAAGATGATAGAAGAAGTCTCAAAGAGGGCAAGCTTACCTGTCAATGAACAAGAACTTCATACGCTCTTAATGATCGAAGGAGATATGATTGCTGGGGAACTTAAGGTATCAATTGACTGGCTCTTAAGTTTAGTAAGTGAGGGATTGGTTCATTACATCGAGCCCGGGCTATGGATTGCCACGGAACAGCTAGAATTATATGAAAGGGCACTTAATAAGAGAGAAACCGAAGCTTGTCAGAAGATTCTAAGAAGGGCAGTGAGATACCGTGGCGGTCAGGCCGTAAAGCAGCTTGTGGAGCGATATTATTTACCGGAAGATGTTATCCTAGATAATTTAACTTCACTATGTGATCAGGGATCTGTTATTAAGCAGGGAGAATATTATTATCATACAACACTTTATGAGAAAGCATTAAAGCTTACAGTCTATGAGCGAAGAGATCAGATAAAGACCCTGCCTAAAGAACGATTTACAGCACTTCTTGCAGGAAAGACTGAATTTACAGCATCACCAAAGGAACAGCTCAGCAAAGTATTAGAGCAGTTTGTCGGATCCGTGTTCCAACCTTCTCTATTAGAAAATGTACTGCTACCTGCAAGAGTTGCAAAATATAGGCCTGATCTATTGGATGCTTTACTTTCGCAAGGTTATTTTCAATATCGAATAACAAAAGAGGGGATAAGTTTTCATTACAGTGAGGATGTTGATTGGGAGGCATCTCTTCCTTCTCCTGAGCCTCCTTTGGAGGAAACGGAGCAACTGCTCTATGAAGCCATGCAAAAAAGAGGTGCCAGTTTTTTAAATAGTCTTACTTCACTTCTTGCTGGAAAATCTCTATATGAAGCAGTACTCTCTTTATTAGAGAAAGGACTTGTATGTGCAGATAGTTTTGTACCGATAAGAATGTGGTTAAACAATGAGAAGCTTAAGAAGGGAAACGTAAGACAGTTAGTGAATGCAAAGGTTATGGTGATGTCCTCCGGAAGGTTTGAAGTAGCCAGACCATTAAAAGAAGCAACGATGGAGCAAAAGTTAGAGAGGTTGTTTGACCAGGTTGTTATTGTATGCAGAGAAACTGTCAGGGGAATCTCTTGGGCGGAGGCATTAAAGGAACTTAGTGTATGGGAATATACCGAAAGAGCAAGAAGAGGATATTTTGTGGAAGGGCTCTCAGGGATACAATTTATTCGTGAGAAAGACTTTATATCCACAATGTATACACTGGAGCATCCGAAGAAAGAAATTCTATGGTTATCCGCAATGGACCCATATCAAATCTGGGGAAAATATTTTCCTTATGAGAAAGAGCGCTCCTTTGTTCAAGTTGCAGGTACTGTAGTTGCGTTATCAAGCGGAGTACCGATTGCGGTATTTGAGCGTCAGGGAAAAACTCTAAAGGTATTTGATTTTGAAGTATTGAAAAGTGCTTTAGAATTATTTGTACTTGACTATGAACGAAAATGCTTTTATCCAAATGGCAGCCGTTTGGTTATTAAGGAGTATCCAAAAGAAGCAGAAGAGGTGTTGTCTGCGGTTGGATTTCGAAAGGAAATCACAGATTACGTCTTATATCGAAAGTAA
- a CDS encoding helix-turn-helix domain-containing protein has product MQNLFEKSDVLNAPVEAFYFDTRYDNFPIRPHWHYFMEIIYMLDGRAQINAGEESHLLFAGDMAIFHPKMVHAIYAVTSEPIHYAVLKFDINRLQLTSKYAPKMRILFQSAEGNPACPIYLSANSLIHVDIRSQILPCIHEIKEKDYGYDVILQAKLYILLSEIIRIWRKNGFDTSKLLPSNDEVDTIYTITEYMDAHCTEPIKVVDIAAKCNMSYSHFAKSFRAIYGQTCKDFLEYLRVCKAENYLLFTEYDLTYISQETGFCDCSHLIKAFKDVKGITPKQYRLQHKVTR; this is encoded by the coding sequence ATGCAGAATCTTTTTGAAAAAAGTGATGTGTTAAATGCACCAGTAGAAGCATTTTATTTTGATACCCGATATGATAACTTTCCGATTCGTCCTCATTGGCATTATTTTATGGAAATCATCTACATGTTAGATGGTAGGGCACAAATAAATGCGGGTGAAGAATCTCATCTGCTCTTCGCCGGTGATATGGCAATCTTTCATCCCAAAATGGTACATGCAATTTATGCGGTTACTTCGGAACCAATTCACTATGCGGTTTTAAAATTTGATATTAACCGATTGCAATTGACTTCAAAGTATGCACCTAAGATGAGGATATTGTTTCAGAGTGCAGAAGGGAATCCTGCATGCCCCATCTATCTTTCTGCTAATAGTTTAATTCATGTAGATATCCGTTCACAAATCCTCCCTTGTATCCATGAAATAAAAGAAAAAGATTATGGTTATGACGTAATTCTTCAAGCAAAACTTTACATATTACTTTCAGAAATTATTCGAATTTGGAGAAAAAATGGGTTCGATACGTCTAAATTATTACCTTCTAATGACGAAGTAGATACAATTTACACCATTACAGAATATATGGATGCTCATTGTACCGAACCAATTAAGGTGGTTGATATTGCAGCGAAGTGCAATATGAGTTATAGCCATTTTGCAAAGAGTTTTCGCGCTATCTATGGGCAGACCTGTAAAGATTTTTTAGAATATCTTCGTGTTTGCAAAGCAGAAAATTATCTACTTTTTACAGAATATGACCTTACCTATATCAGCCAAGAAACCGGATTTTGTGACTGCAGCCACCTTATTAAAGCATTTAAAGATGTGAAAGGAATTACGCCAAAACAATATCGCCTACAGCATAAGGTAACCAGATAA
- a CDS encoding SDR family oxidoreductase: MKVLFIGGTGIISQAISKQLLKQNSELYVLNRGNRNMDLPTNVKTIIADINEEEKVKELIKDLEFDVVADFIAFVPEHLERDYRLFQGKTKQYIFISSASAYQKPLSDYRINEGTPLSNPYWEYSRNKIHCEEYLMKLYREENFPVTIVRPSHTYDEKSIPLGVHGRKGSYQVIDRMLKGKPVIIHGDGTSLWTMTHNSDFAKGFLGLMGNIHAIGESVQITSDETLTWNQIYQCIADCLSVEFKPYYVSSSFLDAVSEYDFNGSLLGDKANSVVFDNSKLKRLVPDFAATKRFDQGVAETIEFVLSHKEFQILDEEFDIWCDRVIEALEQAKTEILKK, translated from the coding sequence ATGAAAGTATTATTTATCGGTGGTACAGGAATAATTAGTCAGGCAATTTCAAAACAGTTATTAAAGCAAAATAGTGAATTATACGTGTTAAATCGAGGAAATCGAAATATGGATTTACCGACAAATGTTAAAACAATTATTGCTGATATTAACGAGGAAGAAAAGGTAAAAGAATTAATTAAGGATTTAGAATTTGATGTTGTAGCAGATTTTATAGCTTTTGTACCAGAGCATTTAGAGAGAGACTATCGACTATTTCAGGGAAAAACAAAACAATACATATTTATAAGCTCAGCTTCTGCTTATCAAAAACCATTATCAGATTACCGTATCAATGAAGGAACACCACTTTCCAATCCATACTGGGAGTATTCGAGAAACAAAATACATTGTGAAGAGTACTTAATGAAATTATATCGAGAAGAAAATTTTCCAGTGACGATTGTTCGCCCGAGTCATACTTATGATGAAAAATCAATCCCACTAGGAGTACATGGCAGAAAGGGAAGTTATCAGGTAATCGATCGAATGTTAAAAGGGAAACCAGTGATCATTCATGGAGATGGAACTTCACTTTGGACTATGACACACAACAGTGATTTTGCGAAGGGATTTCTTGGCTTGATGGGAAATATCCATGCAATCGGAGAAAGCGTACAGATTACCTCAGATGAAACGCTAACTTGGAATCAAATATATCAGTGTATCGCAGATTGTTTATCGGTAGAGTTTAAACCATATTATGTTTCCTCAAGTTTTTTAGATGCTGTCAGTGAGTATGATTTTAATGGCAGCTTGCTTGGAGATAAGGCGAATTCTGTAGTATTTGATAACTCAAAGTTAAAACGATTAGTTCCTGATTTTGCTGCAACAAAGCGCTTTGATCAAGGAGTAGCAGAAACCATAGAGTTTGTACTATCTCATAAGGAGTTCCAGATACTGGACGAAGAATTTGATATTTGGTGTGATAGAGTAATAGAGGCTTTGGAACAAGCTAAAACGGAGATTTTGAAGAAGTAA
- a CDS encoding glycoside hydrolase family 2 protein has translation MSLKTGFSNPSTSMPPLPEYPRPLLKRNSYYNLNGYWDYTITKTNQMPSTYDGKILVPFSPESSLSGVNHQLKPTEFLWYHRVLNDPRENKNDRVLLQFGAVDQTAAIYVNDCHLLSHEGGYLPFSVDITDQLIADENSLVVMVTDVSDTSYHARGKQKLECSGMFYTAQSGIWQTVFMECVPSTYIKNLKITPDIDTNSVSFELAMVSTDVSFNTKNKIKILISEGSSNPNKSNLVKQEFREEEFLEQELREEEFLVQEFLDQEFLKEEDFFHTSFTINLPELHYWSPEGPYLYDVSITYGDDVIESYFAMRKISTGMDQNNILRLFLNNKPYFHNGILDQGYWPESLYTPPSDEAMIYDITMIKNLGFNMLRKHAKLEPSRWYYHCDRLGVLVWQDFVNGGSSYRSWFVTIFPTIFPRLATLIKDNSYRLFSRNDEPGKKEYLSDMKRTVEYLYNHPSIVLWVPFNEGWGQFDSIKITEYLKTLDTTRLIDSASGWFDQGCGDVRSLHIYFTPMRFRPHKRALVLSEFGGYTLRIDSHTYSDTTYGYRHYKTNQDLTDAIISVYEKKIIPGIEKGLCATVYTQLSDIEEEINGLITYDRKVLKIEKKRIQKMNQLCMREASKMK, from the coding sequence ATGAGTTTAAAAACTGGGTTTTCAAATCCATCAACCTCAATGCCACCCTTACCAGAATATCCCCGTCCTCTTTTAAAACGCAATAGTTATTATAACCTAAATGGATATTGGGATTACACTATTACAAAAACAAATCAGATGCCTTCTACCTACGATGGTAAAATACTCGTACCATTCTCGCCAGAAAGTTCGCTTTCCGGTGTAAATCATCAGCTAAAACCCACAGAATTTCTTTGGTATCACAGAGTACTAAACGACCCAAGAGAAAATAAAAATGATCGCGTCTTATTACAATTCGGTGCAGTTGATCAGACAGCAGCTATCTATGTCAATGATTGTCACCTCCTTTCCCATGAAGGTGGATATCTCCCTTTTAGTGTCGATATAACTGACCAATTAATAGCAGATGAAAATTCTCTCGTTGTTATGGTTACAGATGTCAGTGATACCTCTTATCATGCGAGAGGTAAGCAGAAATTAGAGTGTAGCGGTATGTTTTATACTGCGCAAAGTGGCATATGGCAGACAGTATTTATGGAATGTGTTCCATCTACTTATATAAAAAATCTTAAAATTACTCCAGATATTGATACAAATTCCGTTTCCTTTGAATTAGCTATGGTAAGTACCGACGTTTCTTTCAATACCAAAAATAAAATTAAAATCCTCATAAGCGAAGGCTCGTCAAATCCGAATAAAAGTAATCTAGTAAAACAAGAATTTAGGGAAGAAGAGTTCTTAGAACAAGAGCTTAGGGAAGAAGAGTTTTTAGTTCAAGAGTTTTTAGATCAAGAATTTTTAAAAGAAGAAGATTTTTTCCATACATCCTTTACCATCAACTTACCTGAATTACATTACTGGTCTCCTGAGGGCCCTTACCTTTATGATGTCTCCATAACTTATGGAGATGATGTTATAGAGTCCTATTTTGCTATGCGAAAAATATCCACTGGAATGGATCAAAATAATATACTACGCTTATTTCTAAACAACAAACCTTATTTTCATAATGGAATATTAGATCAGGGGTATTGGCCCGAAAGCTTATACACTCCTCCCTCTGATGAAGCGATGATATATGACATTACAATGATAAAAAATCTTGGATTTAATATGTTAAGAAAGCATGCAAAACTAGAACCATCTCGGTGGTATTATCACTGTGATCGACTCGGGGTATTGGTGTGGCAAGACTTCGTAAATGGTGGAAGTTCCTATCGTTCCTGGTTTGTCACGATATTTCCAACCATTTTCCCGCGCCTTGCCACCTTAATCAAGGATAACTCCTATCGCTTATTTTCTCGAAATGACGAGCCTGGAAAGAAAGAATATCTGTCTGATATGAAACGTACTGTTGAGTATCTTTATAATCACCCTAGTATTGTATTATGGGTTCCATTTAATGAGGGATGGGGGCAATTTGACAGTATTAAAATAACAGAATACCTTAAAACTCTTGATACCACTAGACTGATAGATTCTGCAAGCGGGTGGTTTGATCAAGGTTGTGGCGATGTTAGAAGCCTACACATATACTTTACCCCTATGCGCTTTCGCCCCCATAAAAGAGCTCTCGTATTATCTGAATTTGGTGGATATACACTACGTATTGATTCTCATACTTATAGTGACACTACCTATGGTTATCGCCACTATAAAACAAATCAGGATTTAACGGATGCCATAATTTCTGTTTATGAAAAGAAGATTATTCCTGGCATAGAAAAAGGGCTATGTGCCACAGTCTACACACAGCTTTCCGATATCGAGGAAGAAATTAACGGACTTATCACCTATGACAGAAAAGTTTTAAAGATAGAGAAGAAACGTATTCAGAAAATGAACCAGCTCTGTATGAGAGAAGCTTCCAAAATGAAGTAA
- a CDS encoding coiled-coil domain-containing protein, with translation MTYQEASNELMQLEQEIRVLQQRKYREEQVIEIKKRELEKYTDDLYKEHYDVKQLEKNSIGTLLKKISGNYQKEYEKEMNEYLIAKAKYDEFIIMIEDLHSEVNRYRNEIFHKEQEIKRKKQDIRNNYPEGMEIAKKEEELRKKLYSQKKELEEAITATNRVYELTKDALEQYKSAKSWATYDTFFNGGLISDLIKYNKIDNAVEIVSQLQSATDRMNKELKDVKVAFDSNLNQIDGSTRFFDIAFDNIFTDWSVRNKLSSNVEELTRYCSKVEALLASLRNEKRSVEKQLLE, from the coding sequence GTGACGTATCAAGAAGCAAGCAATGAATTAATGCAATTGGAACAAGAAATTCGGGTTTTACAACAAAGGAAGTATCGAGAAGAACAAGTAATAGAGATAAAAAAGAGAGAGTTGGAGAAATACACAGATGACTTATATAAGGAGCATTATGATGTAAAGCAATTAGAGAAAAACTCGATAGGAACTTTATTAAAAAAGATATCTGGAAATTATCAAAAAGAATATGAAAAAGAAATGAATGAATATCTTATTGCGAAAGCAAAATATGATGAGTTTATCATTATGATTGAAGACTTGCATTCTGAAGTTAACCGCTATAGGAATGAAATATTTCATAAAGAGCAAGAAATAAAAAGAAAAAAGCAAGACATTCGTAACAATTATCCGGAAGGGATGGAAATAGCCAAAAAAGAAGAAGAACTTAGAAAGAAGCTATATTCTCAAAAAAAAGAGCTTGAAGAAGCAATCACAGCAACGAATAGGGTTTATGAATTGACGAAGGATGCACTGGAACAGTACAAAAGTGCTAAGTCATGGGCTACCTATGATACTTTTTTTAATGGGGGATTAATTTCGGACCTTATAAAGTATAATAAGATAGATAATGCAGTAGAAATTGTTTCACAATTACAATCTGCGACAGATCGCATGAATAAAGAGCTTAAAGATGTAAAGGTTGCCTTTGATTCCAATTTAAATCAAATTGATGGCAGTACTCGATTTTTTGATATCGCATTTGATAATATATTCACTGATTGGAGTGTTCGAAATAAGCTTTCCTCTAATGTAGAGGAATTAACTAGATATTGCAGCAAGGTGGAAGCATTATTAGCATCACTTAGAAACGAGAAAAGAAGTGTCGAAAAACAGCTTCTTGAATAA
- a CDS encoding ZIP family metal transporter produces MDITLGILIPFLGTTLGAACVFFLKNEIKPLVQKSLLGFASGVMVAASVWSLLIPAIDMSEGMGRFAFLPAAVGFVIGILFLLSMDRIIPHLHLNSTEPEGRKSSLQKTTMLVLAVTLHNIPEGMAVGVVFAGLLTNQSDITLAGALALSIGIAIQNFPEGAIISLPLRSEGSSKSKAFVYGVASGIVEPIAAVITILLSSFVVSILPYLLAFAAGAMIYVVVEELLPEASTGEHSNIATIGFSLGFLIMMILDVALS; encoded by the coding sequence ATGGATATTACACTTGGTATTTTAATACCTTTTTTAGGAACAACACTAGGAGCCGCGTGTGTATTCTTTTTAAAGAATGAAATAAAGCCACTTGTGCAAAAATCTCTGTTAGGTTTTGCATCTGGTGTCATGGTGGCTGCATCTGTGTGGTCACTGTTAATCCCAGCAATTGATATGTCAGAAGGTATGGGGCGTTTCGCGTTTTTACCAGCAGCGGTAGGATTTGTAATAGGAATTCTATTTTTGCTTTCGATGGACCGCATAATTCCTCATCTGCACTTAAATAGTACGGAACCAGAGGGTAGAAAAAGTTCATTACAAAAGACCACAATGCTTGTTCTTGCAGTAACACTGCATAATATTCCGGAGGGAATGGCTGTTGGTGTTGTATTTGCTGGACTTTTAACTAATCAAAGTGATATCACATTGGCAGGGGCTTTAGCCTTATCCATAGGTATCGCAATTCAAAATTTCCCTGAAGGGGCAATTATCTCACTTCCGTTAAGGAGTGAAGGAAGTAGTAAGAGTAAGGCATTTGTATATGGAGTGGCATCAGGAATTGTAGAACCAATCGCAGCAGTTATTACAATTTTATTATCAAGTTTTGTTGTATCAATATTACCATATCTGTTGGCATTTGCTGCTGGTGCTATGATTTATGTTGTAGTAGAGGAATTATTACCGGAAGCATCAACTGGAGAACATTCCAATATAGCGACCATTGGATTTTCACTAGGATTTTTGATTATGATGATACTTGATGTTGCATTATCCTAA
- a CDS encoding GreA/GreB family elongation factor, with the protein MYNRLTKNDIDKMQEEIEYRKLTVRKEAIDAVKEARAHGDLSENFEYYAAKKDKNKNEGRIRYLERMIKTAEVIEDHSSEDEIGINNTVSIYFEEDNEIEKYKLITTVRENSLQGLISIESPLGKAILGHKVEDRVYVKVRDDYGYYVIIKAIDKTTDDSNDRIRSY; encoded by the coding sequence ATGTATAATAGATTAACAAAAAATGATATTGATAAAATGCAGGAGGAAATTGAATACCGTAAACTCACTGTACGCAAAGAGGCCATTGATGCAGTAAAAGAAGCTAGAGCACATGGAGACTTGAGCGAGAATTTTGAGTACTATGCGGCGAAAAAAGATAAGAATAAGAATGAAGGCAGAATCCGTTATCTTGAAAGGATGATTAAGACAGCGGAGGTTATAGAAGATCATTCCTCTGAAGATGAGATAGGGATTAATAATACGGTTTCTATTTACTTTGAGGAAGATAATGAAATCGAGAAATATAAGTTGATTACGACTGTACGAGAAAATTCTTTGCAAGGGCTCATCAGTATTGAATCGCCTCTTGGAAAAGCTATTCTAGGGCATAAAGTAGAGGATAGAGTCTATGTTAAGGTAAGAGACGATTATGGGTACTATGTTATAATCAAGGCAATTGATAAGACAACAGACGATAGCAATGATAGAATAAGAAGTTATTAA